Proteins from one Candidatus Binatia bacterium genomic window:
- the mutL gene encoding DNA mismatch repair endonuclease MutL: MIQRLDAITIGQIAAGEIIERPASIVKELVENAVDAGATRITVNVEKGGLDVIEVIDDGAGIPAGELSLAPRRHATSKLTTAAQLESIATLGFRGEGLASIAAVARTEIVSRPRSDEVGARVTAFAEAVGAVEPAAAPVGTRVRVAGLFEELPVRREYLRAPSAEFNRISSWLSSFALAYPGIAFTLRHDGKEVWVMPASAEERERLAMVFGRQAMQTLLPLDGSAARTLEGTLSGFVSAPGYDRPDRRMQLLFVNGRLLRSTLLAGAWTSGYSTFAMLGRHPYGVLQLTLPPEHVDANVHPTKSDVRLRYSSQVFDSVRRSIAATLTNHARGRFAQYTDSESASAISFAPAAGDGGLRVLAQLHRTFILASDGEGLLLIDQHAAHERIAYEAIAAAGNGERTPSEPLLVPHVVELDAVRSAALDGALEALREGGLEIEPFGERSYRIVATPAGYGARAFDLNEFLDDLSDEPKQRSVRERVWASLACHSVTRAGEPLGDPEMTSLLERLQGCRNPMHCPHGRPTMVRLSPDEIARMFKRA, translated from the coding sequence ATGATCCAAAGGTTGGACGCGATAACGATCGGGCAGATCGCCGCCGGCGAGATCATCGAGCGTCCGGCCTCGATCGTCAAGGAGCTCGTCGAGAACGCGGTCGATGCTGGGGCGACGCGGATTACCGTCAACGTCGAGAAGGGTGGCCTTGATGTGATCGAGGTCATCGACGACGGCGCCGGCATTCCGGCTGGGGAGTTATCGCTCGCGCCGCGCCGGCACGCCACGAGCAAGTTGACGACGGCCGCCCAACTGGAATCGATCGCGACGCTCGGCTTTCGTGGCGAGGGCCTCGCCTCGATCGCGGCGGTCGCGAGAACGGAGATCGTCTCGCGGCCGCGGAGCGACGAGGTCGGCGCGCGGGTTACCGCCTTTGCCGAAGCGGTCGGCGCAGTCGAACCCGCGGCTGCGCCAGTGGGCACGCGCGTCCGCGTCGCGGGTCTGTTCGAGGAACTGCCGGTGCGCCGCGAGTATCTGCGCGCGCCAAGCGCAGAATTCAATCGGATCTCGTCCTGGTTGTCGAGCTTCGCGCTAGCGTACCCCGGGATCGCGTTCACCCTGCGGCACGATGGCAAGGAAGTCTGGGTGATGCCGGCCAGCGCGGAAGAGCGGGAACGGCTCGCGATGGTGTTCGGACGCCAGGCGATGCAGACGCTGCTGCCGCTTGACGGCAGCGCAGCGCGCACGCTCGAGGGCACGTTGAGCGGCTTCGTCAGCGCGCCCGGCTACGACCGCCCCGATCGCCGGATGCAGCTGCTCTTCGTGAACGGGCGGCTGTTGCGCAGCACGCTGTTGGCCGGCGCGTGGACCAGCGGCTACTCGACCTTTGCGATGCTCGGTCGCCATCCATATGGTGTGCTGCAGTTGACGCTTCCGCCGGAACACGTCGATGCCAACGTGCATCCCACGAAGAGCGACGTTCGGCTGCGCTACTCAAGCCAAGTCTTCGACTCGGTGCGCCGCAGCATCGCGGCAACACTTACCAATCACGCTCGCGGTCGGTTCGCGCAATACACCGATTCTGAAAGCGCTTCGGCCATCTCGTTCGCTCCGGCGGCCGGCGACGGCGGCTTACGCGTCCTCGCACAGCTGCACCGAACGTTCATCCTCGCGAGCGACGGCGAGGGGCTGCTCTTGATCGACCAGCACGCCGCGCACGAGCGCATCGCGTATGAGGCCATCGCCGCGGCCGGCAACGGCGAGCGTACGCCCAGCGAGCCGCTTCTCGTACCGCACGTCGTCGAGCTCGACGCCGTGCGGAGTGCCGCTCTGGACGGCGCGCTCGAGGCGCTGCGCGAAGGCGGCCTAGAGATCGAGCCGTTCGGGGAGCGCTCGTATCGCATCGTCGCGACGCCCGCCGGATACGGCGCCCGAGCCTTCGACTTGAACGAGTTCCTCGACGACTTGAGCGACGAACCGAAGCAGCGCAGCGTGCGCGAACGCGTGTGGGCGTCGCTCGCGTGTCACTCGGTAACGCGCGCCGGCGAGCCGCTCGGCGACCCGGAGATGACGAGCCTGCTCGAGCGCCTGCAGGGCTGCCGAAATCCCATGCACTGCCCGCACGGCCGGCCGACGATGGTGCGTTTGAGCCCCGACGAGATCGCGCGCATGTTCAAGCGTGCCTGA
- a CDS encoding Nramp family divalent metal transporter, which yields MQATTTARLVRPSLWRSIIMFLSIVGPGIITANADNDVGGIWTYSQAGAQFGYSLLWLLIPITIALIVVQEMCARMGAVTGKGLADLIRENFGVKITFWCLLLFVLGDIGNTATEFAGVASSAPIFGGYLHVPNAEAFKIALVVGAAIFVFTTVTRGTAKMVERVFFVFCFVYVAYVISAFAVHPPWGDVLRQSVIPHFQASKAYIIMIIAVIGTTISPWMQFYIQAAVVEKGVREDDYAYSRLDVVAGGIWTDVIAYFIIVACAATIWIHNLHAAHPISVNNDVSDVAAALVPIAGKFSALLFGIGLLNAAVFTASILPLSTAYYVCEAFGFERGVDHRFFDAPIFYGFYLALIVIGAGAVIIPGAPLGAIIFYSQVLNGMLLPIVLVLMLLLINNKRLMGSWTNSRTFNIIAWATAIIVGALTLVSTAQIVFPQLGS from the coding sequence ATGCAGGCCACGACTACCGCGCGGCTCGTGCGCCCGAGTCTCTGGCGATCGATCATCATGTTTTTGTCGATCGTCGGGCCCGGCATCATCACGGCGAACGCCGACAACGACGTCGGCGGCATCTGGACCTATTCGCAGGCCGGCGCTCAATTCGGCTACTCGCTGCTGTGGCTGCTGATCCCGATCACGATCGCGCTCATCGTCGTCCAGGAGATGTGCGCGCGCATGGGAGCCGTCACCGGGAAGGGCCTGGCCGATCTCATCCGCGAGAATTTCGGCGTCAAGATAACGTTCTGGTGCCTGCTGCTCTTCGTCTTGGGCGACATCGGAAACACCGCCACCGAGTTCGCCGGTGTCGCGTCTTCCGCACCGATCTTCGGCGGTTACCTGCACGTGCCCAACGCCGAGGCGTTCAAGATCGCGCTGGTTGTGGGCGCCGCGATCTTCGTCTTCACGACCGTGACCCGTGGCACGGCCAAGATGGTCGAGCGCGTCTTCTTCGTCTTTTGCTTCGTCTACGTCGCTTACGTGATCAGCGCTTTCGCCGTGCATCCCCCGTGGGGCGACGTGCTGCGTCAGAGCGTGATCCCGCACTTCCAGGCCTCGAAGGCGTACATCATCATGATCATCGCCGTGATCGGCACGACGATCTCGCCGTGGATGCAGTTCTACATTCAGGCCGCCGTCGTCGAGAAGGGCGTGAGGGAGGACGACTACGCGTACTCGCGCCTCGACGTCGTTGCGGGCGGCATATGGACCGACGTGATCGCCTATTTCATCATCGTGGCCTGCGCCGCGACGATCTGGATCCACAACCTCCACGCCGCGCACCCGATCAGCGTGAACAACGACGTCAGCGACGTCGCCGCCGCACTCGTACCCATCGCCGGCAAATTCTCCGCGTTGCTGTTCGGCATCGGGCTGCTCAACGCCGCGGTCTTCACCGCTTCCATCCTGCCGCTGTCGACAGCCTATTACGTCTGCGAGGCGTTTGGGTTCGAGCGCGGCGTCGACCACCGGTTCTTCGACGCGCCGATCTTTTACGGGTTCTACCTTGCACTCATCGTCATCGGCGCGGGAGCCGTCATCATTCCCGGGGCGCCGCTGGGCGCGATCATCTTCTACTCGCAGGTTCTCAACGGCATGCTCCTGCCGATCGTTCTCGTGCTAATGCTGCTGCTCATCAACAACAAACGCCTGATGGGATCCTGGACGAACAGCCGGACCTTCAACATCATCGCCTGGGCGACCGCGATCATCGTCGGGGCGCTCACGCTCGTGTCGACGGCGCAGATCGTCTTCCCGCAGCTGGGAAGTTAG
- a CDS encoding LCP family protein, with amino-acid sequence MAAAAIALVAGFFLYRFAFRQQIVAQTARHYFGQLKLNVLILGYQSDEETTDTIILAHLDVARRTATLVSIPRDTWVPIPKQGSMKINAAYAFGGAHSTGRAASQLLGGIPIDAIVALQPEGASKIVDAMGGLDVNVDEDMDYDDNSGELHIHLRKGEQHLTGDQVAGYVRFRHDAASDFGRVKRQQQVLKLMMGQLSLPQNWAKLAHILQIARKDVNTTLSNGQLASLLTIYRNVPDDNVRSFTLPSKAGWVGDASVVFADQRWAKLIGALLFDRGDPPQDAVLVANATGNAAFDRTIIGALRGAGWNVPTFVDEKVKRRSIVIGGSPAALALARAFATAIRPGTATALIIGADLAPDTD; translated from the coding sequence GTGGCCGCAGCTGCAATCGCGCTCGTCGCGGGGTTCTTTCTGTACCGCTTCGCGTTCCGGCAGCAGATCGTCGCCCAGACGGCGCGCCACTACTTCGGTCAGCTCAAACTGAACGTGCTGATTCTGGGATATCAGTCCGACGAAGAGACCACCGATACCATCATCCTGGCGCACCTCGACGTCGCGCGGCGCACCGCGACGCTCGTGTCGATTCCGCGCGATACCTGGGTGCCGATTCCCAAGCAGGGCTCGATGAAGATCAACGCGGCCTACGCCTTCGGCGGCGCGCACTCCACCGGACGAGCGGCGAGCCAACTGCTGGGAGGCATCCCGATCGACGCGATCGTTGCGCTGCAGCCCGAGGGGGCGTCGAAGATCGTCGACGCGATGGGCGGCCTAGACGTCAACGTCGACGAGGACATGGACTACGACGACAACAGTGGGGAGCTGCACATCCACCTGCGCAAGGGTGAGCAACATCTCACCGGCGATCAGGTCGCGGGCTACGTGCGCTTCCGGCACGACGCGGCCTCCGACTTCGGCCGCGTCAAGCGCCAGCAGCAAGTGCTCAAGCTGATGATGGGTCAGCTCAGCCTGCCGCAGAACTGGGCCAAGCTAGCGCACATCCTGCAGATCGCGCGTAAGGACGTCAATACGACCCTGAGCAACGGTCAACTCGCGTCGCTCCTCACGATCTATCGCAACGTGCCCGACGACAACGTTCGGTCCTTCACGCTGCCCAGCAAGGCCGGGTGGGTCGGCGACGCCTCCGTCGTGTTCGCGGATCAGCGTTGGGCGAAGCTGATCGGTGCGCTGCTCTTCGACCGAGGGGATCCGCCGCAGGACGCGGTCTTGGTCGCGAACGCGACCGGTAACGCGGCCTTCGATCGGACCATCATCGGGGCGCTGCGCGGCGCGGGCTGGAACGTGCCGACCTTCGTCGACGAAAAAGTGAAGCGCAGGAGCATCGTGATCGGCGGATCGCCCGCCGCGCTGGCGCTAGCGAGGGCCTTCGCCACGGCGATCCGTCCGGGCACCGCGACCGCGCTGATCATCGGTGCGGACCTTGCGCCCGACACCGATTGA
- a CDS encoding radical SAM protein produces the protein MALASCDARGRIAYDAALVPLADGGLVREPRADELIAAPEGTMPMLLQQRHPLTTIGPIAGRTAMAVALPAGYTRLLLPAYAAERDAPPLPLFGYTFACSIGDRLHVAAMKTDESEDWEPRRFAEGELEALVARRLAREPDNRVLRQVALCSVDYGCFTAQNVFLERGEAALPLSPKCNARCIGCISELEPDAGMPSPQERIAEEATVRDLARIAIHHLERVENGIVSFGQGCEGEPLLRPTTMVRAIEAIRGKRANGSVNLNTNGSRPAALERCIDAGLDAVRISLNSFRSHVYAAYYRPRGYDLADVLRSVRLAVARGIRVSLNLLTHPGVTDDEDEIAATESFLRDCPVALVQTRTLNIDPALYFEAVGRPRAPMGMRHAIEAMRALTGVGNFTHTH, from the coding sequence ATGGCGCTCGCATCTTGCGACGCGCGCGGACGAATCGCGTACGACGCGGCACTCGTTCCGCTTGCCGACGGCGGCCTCGTGCGCGAACCGCGGGCCGACGAACTGATCGCGGCGCCGGAGGGGACGATGCCGATGCTCCTGCAGCAGAGGCATCCCCTGACGACGATCGGGCCGATCGCAGGACGCACGGCAATGGCGGTCGCGCTGCCGGCCGGATACACGCGGTTGCTCCTGCCGGCTTACGCCGCCGAGCGCGACGCGCCGCCGCTTCCGCTCTTTGGCTACACATTCGCCTGCAGCATCGGCGATCGGCTTCATGTGGCCGCGATGAAGACGGACGAGAGCGAGGATTGGGAGCCGCGCCGCTTCGCCGAAGGCGAGCTGGAGGCACTCGTCGCACGACGCCTGGCGCGAGAACCCGACAACCGCGTGTTGCGCCAAGTGGCGTTGTGCTCCGTCGACTACGGCTGCTTTACCGCGCAGAACGTGTTTCTCGAGCGCGGCGAAGCGGCGCTCCCGCTATCCCCGAAGTGCAACGCGCGCTGCATCGGCTGCATTTCGGAGTTGGAGCCGGACGCGGGAATGCCGTCCCCCCAAGAGCGCATCGCCGAGGAGGCGACGGTTCGGGACCTCGCACGCATCGCGATCCATCACCTCGAGCGCGTCGAGAATGGCATTGTCTCGTTCGGTCAGGGCTGCGAGGGAGAGCCGCTCCTGCGGCCCACCACGATGGTGCGCGCGATCGAGGCCATCCGCGGGAAGCGCGCCAACGGCAGCGTCAATCTCAACACGAACGGCAGCCGGCCAGCGGCGCTCGAGCGCTGCATCGACGCAGGCTTGGACGCCGTGCGAATCAGCCTGAATTCGTTCCGCTCGCACGTCTACGCTGCGTACTATCGCCCGCGCGGATACGACCTGGCGGACGTGCTGCGCTCCGTTCGGCTCGCCGTCGCGCGCGGCATCCGCGTGAGCCTGAATCTGTTGACACATCCCGGCGTCACCGACGACGAAGACGAAATCGCCGCGACGGAGTCGTTCCTGCGCGACTGCCCGGTGGCGCTGGTGCAGACGCGAACGCTCAACATCGACCCCGCTCTGTATTTCGAAGCGGTCGGCCGCCCGCGCGCGCCGATGGGCATGCGACACGCGATCGAAGCGATGCGTGCGCTGACCGGCGTGGGGAACTTCACGCACACTCACTAG
- the miaA gene encoding tRNA (adenosine(37)-N6)-dimethylallyltransferase MiaA yields MPDGVLILAGATASGKTELGIDLAREFDAEIVGADSRQIYRDMPIGTAAPSAEQLDAARHHLVGFLDPAERYSAARFASDAVDAIGGILRRGKRAIVVGGTGFYIRALTGGVDLARRHDDVLRARLAREALLHPPELLHGWLALHDAARAAQLHASDTYRVLRALEIALGASDATGLAAPRRTLSSEGIPWMLVFLEVPWSEVDRRIAQRTTRMLDAGLLDEAERVGSGAAAANAVGYPQAFSYLRGWCTLAELRNGLDRATRRYARRQRAWFRGEAATLWLRPESVAQQVREKLNWSAKRE; encoded by the coding sequence GTGCCTGACGGCGTCCTCATCCTCGCGGGTGCGACTGCCAGCGGCAAGACGGAGCTCGGCATCGACCTCGCCCGCGAATTCGATGCCGAGATCGTCGGAGCGGATTCGCGGCAGATATACAGGGACATGCCGATCGGCACGGCGGCGCCTTCGGCGGAGCAACTCGATGCGGCGCGGCACCACCTCGTCGGCTTCCTCGATCCGGCCGAGCGCTACTCCGCCGCGCGCTTCGCGAGCGACGCGGTCGATGCCATCGGCGGCATTCTCCGCCGCGGCAAGCGGGCCATCGTCGTCGGCGGCACCGGGTTCTATATCCGCGCGCTCACGGGCGGCGTCGACCTGGCGCGTCGCCACGACGATGTACTGCGCGCGCGCCTCGCACGTGAGGCGCTGCTCCATCCACCGGAATTGTTGCACGGCTGGCTCGCCCTCCACGACGCGGCGCGGGCGGCGCAGCTGCACGCGTCCGATACGTACCGCGTGCTACGCGCGCTCGAGATCGCACTCGGCGCATCGGACGCCACCGGACTGGCGGCGCCACGACGCACGCTTTCGAGCGAGGGCATTCCGTGGATGCTCGTCTTTCTGGAGGTTCCCTGGAGCGAGGTCGATCGGCGCATCGCGCAGCGCACGACTCGAATGCTGGACGCGGGATTGCTCGACGAGGCGGAGCGCGTCGGAAGCGGCGCGGCTGCCGCGAACGCGGTCGGCTATCCGCAGGCCTTCTCGTACCTGCGCGGTTGGTGCACGCTCGCCGAACTTCGCAACGGCCTCGATCGAGCGACGCGCCGTTACGCGCGCCGTCAGCGCGCCTGGTTTCGCGGCGAGGCGGCGACGCTGTGGCTGCGGCCTGAGTCCGTCGCGCAGCAAGTACGGGAAAAGCTGAACTGGTCTGCGAAGCGCGAATAA
- the dapF gene encoding diaminopimelate epimerase, whose translation MRVPLTKMHGAHNDFVILDRRAAPLRDLAGFARWVCDRHAGVGADGLIALESSAHADIRMLTINADGTQAEMCGNGIRCAARWLDETGQPSPIAFETGGAVVRAEIVTREPEYLVRVAMGRPRIEPIALTALDEAWFVDLGNPHVVGFAADVDAVDLVALAARIQEEPAFPSGTNVHVAASQGRGALRVRHWERGVGSTMACGTGAVASAAVALQRGMASSPVEVFVPGGRLVVEWDGAGDAYLTGPATRVFDTYVQV comes from the coding sequence ATGCGCGTTCCACTCACGAAGATGCACGGGGCGCACAACGACTTCGTCATTCTCGACCGACGAGCCGCGCCGCTACGCGACCTGGCGGGATTCGCGCGCTGGGTGTGCGATCGTCATGCCGGCGTCGGGGCCGACGGCCTAATCGCCCTCGAATCGTCGGCGCACGCAGACATTCGCATGCTGACGATCAACGCCGACGGGACGCAGGCGGAGATGTGCGGCAACGGAATCCGCTGCGCGGCGCGTTGGCTGGACGAGACCGGTCAGCCGAGCCCGATTGCATTCGAGACCGGGGGCGCCGTCGTGCGTGCCGAGATCGTGACGCGCGAGCCGGAGTATCTGGTGCGCGTCGCGATGGGACGCCCGCGGATCGAGCCGATTGCGCTAACCGCGCTCGACGAGGCTTGGTTCGTCGACCTCGGCAATCCGCACGTCGTCGGCTTCGCGGCCGACGTCGACGCCGTCGACCTCGTCGCGCTCGCCGCGCGGATCCAAGAGGAGCCCGCGTTCCCGTCCGGCACGAACGTGCACGTCGCGGCATCGCAGGGTAGAGGCGCGCTACGCGTGCGCCACTGGGAGCGCGGCGTGGGCTCGACGATGGCCTGTGGAACGGGAGCGGTCGCGTCCGCGGCCGTCGCGTTGCAGCGAGGAATGGCGAGCTCGCCGGTCGAGGTGTTCGTTCCGGGCGGGAGGCTCGTCGTCGAGTGGGACGGCGCGGGAGACGCATATCTCACGGGCCCGGCGACACGGGTCTTCGACACCTACGTGCAAGTCTAA
- a CDS encoding cation:proton antiporter encodes MKLRQILVIVALGIGYGFIQPGRFAYAFGHATLYVFLPALLFEAAWNLNYRAIRRQWIAIATLAGPGVLLTALLVAGALAIVRVPFDPALLAGAILSATDPIAVVAVFRRLNVPKTLATIVECEALFNDAVAVALYRCVLAAMALGPAGAGAVAIVAAETLGGAAGGAAFGVALAFLAARILRGSRDVRVQIAATVVCAYGAYFAADFLQLSGIFATIACGIALRFYERSWITLSIADDVDRFWDVGALLANVLVFFMVGAALQIGRVAQEPVFVVACIVAIAVARGMVGGLLLLGPYPREWIDVVRAAGMRGGLCLALALALPPEVPYRGAIVDAAFAVSLATLAISSFALVPVVRRASTSGDARSLARRRTDQIPSG; translated from the coding sequence GTGAAGCTGCGGCAGATCCTCGTGATCGTGGCCCTCGGCATCGGGTACGGCTTCATACAGCCGGGGCGCTTCGCATATGCGTTCGGCCATGCAACGCTGTACGTGTTTCTGCCGGCGCTGCTCTTCGAGGCGGCCTGGAACCTCAACTATCGGGCGATCCGGCGGCAGTGGATCGCGATCGCGACGCTGGCCGGACCGGGCGTGCTGCTGACGGCGCTGCTCGTCGCGGGCGCGCTGGCGATCGTGCGCGTCCCGTTCGACCCCGCGCTGCTGGCCGGCGCGATCCTGTCCGCGACGGATCCGATCGCCGTTGTCGCGGTGTTCCGGCGGCTCAATGTTCCCAAGACGCTGGCTACGATCGTCGAATGCGAGGCGCTCTTCAACGACGCGGTCGCGGTGGCGCTCTATCGCTGCGTGCTCGCCGCGATGGCGCTGGGACCGGCAGGCGCGGGCGCGGTCGCGATCGTGGCCGCCGAGACGCTGGGCGGAGCCGCAGGCGGAGCAGCGTTCGGCGTCGCCTTGGCGTTCCTGGCGGCGCGAATCCTGCGAGGAAGCCGGGACGTGCGAGTCCAGATCGCGGCGACGGTCGTCTGCGCGTATGGCGCCTACTTTGCCGCCGACTTCCTTCAGCTGTCGGGCATATTCGCGACCATCGCCTGCGGGATCGCGCTGCGATTCTACGAGCGTTCCTGGATCACGCTGAGCATCGCGGACGACGTCGATCGTTTCTGGGACGTGGGTGCACTGCTCGCCAACGTCCTGGTCTTCTTCATGGTAGGCGCCGCGCTGCAGATCGGGCGCGTTGCGCAGGAGCCCGTCTTCGTCGTGGCGTGCATCGTAGCGATCGCCGTCGCTCGCGGCATGGTCGGCGGTCTGTTGCTGCTCGGGCCCTATCCGCGCGAGTGGATCGACGTCGTGCGCGCCGCGGGGATGCGCGGGGGCCTGTGCCTGGCACTCGCGCTGGCCTTGCCGCCGGAAGTTCCGTATCGCGGGGCGATCGTCGACGCCGCGTTCGCCGTTTCGCTGGCGACGCTGGCGATAAGCAGCTTTGCGCTCGTGCCCGTCGTACGTCGTGCTAGTACGTCAGGAGATGCGCGATCATTAGCGCGACGAAGAACCGATCAGATTCCGAGCGGGTAA
- a CDS encoding metal/formaldehyde-sensitive transcriptional repressor, with translation MSHTIIKKTQLLNRVRRIRGQIEGVERALESEAGCGVVLQRIAAARGAMNALMSEVLEEHVRTHVLTSKARAQVSAAEELLEVVRTYLR, from the coding sequence GTGAGTCATACGATCATAAAGAAGACGCAACTTTTGAACCGGGTCCGCCGCATCCGCGGACAGATCGAGGGAGTCGAGCGAGCGCTCGAGTCCGAGGCCGGCTGCGGGGTCGTCCTGCAGCGCATCGCCGCCGCGCGCGGGGCGATGAACGCGTTGATGTCCGAGGTGCTCGAGGAACACGTTAGGACGCACGTCCTGACCTCCAAGGCGCGCGCTCAGGTGAGCGCGGCGGAAGAGTTGCTGGAAGTCGTCAGGACCTACTTGCGGTGA